From the Winogradskyella forsetii genome, the window AAAATTGTTTTCACTTTCATACGTAAACCTTGTGTTTTAAGCGTTATACTCTGTAATAACCTTATATAAAACTACATAAGGCCCAATTTCGAGAGCGCAAAGATACAACAAAAAATAGAACAAATTAAGGTTTATTAACTTTTGATAGCTTTTGAACGTGCTTAAAAATCCGATTAAATTTATGATACAAACCAATGAAAAAGCAATGATGATAATGATTTCGTTATAATGATCTGAGTATAACCAATTAAAACGATGTGTATACAACAAAAACAAATTGGCTATTAAAAACACAAAACCAGACCAATTCTTGAAGGTTGTTTTTTGAAACAAGTAATGGTCTATTAAACTATCCATTTCAAAAAGACTACCAATAAGTCGTTCCAAAAGTGTTTTTATTATGATAATGACAGAAACAGCAAATAATAATTTTAGGAACGATTCAAGTTCAAAAATTTGCGGTGAAACAAACGTAGAATATGTAAAATAAGCGAAAATACTCAATGAGAGACTGAGGTTTATAAATAGAAAACTATCAAATTGATCAATAAATTTCTGGTCTTTACTATATATTTTAAGATATTTGGAATTACCGATCACATTTAAAAAATCGTTAAATCTAAGAGTGTTCAAATATTTTGCGACAGCGATGGCAAACAATCCAATCATTGTAAAAATAGTAAACCACTCATGTGTGACATAATTTCGCATGTGGCTAAATTAAAAAGAATTTTAAGTTTACATTCAATAGATTACATAATTCCTCTTTGATATCGGTTAGACGGTACAATGGATTCGCTAATTCTATCTTAATCTAACCTATTTGAAATGGTTTTTACGGTCTTAAAGTCTTATGTCTAATCTCTAACAGCGGAGCGGTCTATTATCTTTTTCCCAATTTCTATCAAAAAAGTTAATTCCAACATATAATCCATTAAAAACTTTACTTTTGTTAAAATTCTAATAGCGACACAAAAGCATAGTTTAAAAGTAAGTGAATGTCTGACGCCATTGTCATTATCCCTACCTATAACGAGATTGAAAATATTGAGTCAATCATTAGAACTGTGTTTTCGCAAACCAAGGTTTTTCATGTGCTTATTGTAGATGACAATTCGCCTGACAAAACAGGGGAAACCGTTAAAAACTTACAACAAGAATTTAAAAACCAACTGTTTTTATTAGAACGTAAAGAAAAAAGTGGTTTAGGATCAGCGTATATTGCAGGTTTTGAATGGGCTTTAGAAAAGGAATATCAATACGTTTTTGAAATGGATGCTGATTTCTCCCATAATCCAAAAGATTTAATTAGATTGTACAACGCTTGCGCCATCGACGGTGCTGATATTTCGGTCGGATCTAGATATGTAAAGGGGATTACAGTGGTCAACTGGCCAATGTCCCGTATTCTTTTATCCTATGGCGCATCTCGTTATGTAAGATTTATTACACGTATGAAAGTTAAGGATTCCACCGCTGGTTTTGTCTGTTATAAAAGATCGGTTTTAGAAGCTATTCATTTAAAGAAAATAGAATTTGTGGGTTATGCTTTTCAGATTGAAATGAAATTTAAAGCCTATAGAAAAGGATTTCGAATTGTAGAAATTCCTGTTATCTTTAAAGATAGAACCAAAGGGAAATCGAAAATGAGCGGAAGTATTATTTCCGAAGCCATTTTTGGTGTCATTAGTTTAAGATTAAAAAGTTTATTTTCCAGTAAGTAGAAGAACATGAAGCAAAATACTCTCATAAAAAACGCCAGAATTGTCAACGAAGGAAAAATTGTTGAAGGCGATATTCTCATTGAAGACCAAATAATTAAAAAAATAGACATTTCAATCAGCGTGAAATCTGCAGATATGACTGTGATAGACGTTGAAGGAAATTACGTCTTTCCTGGTATGATCGACGATCAAGTGCATTTCAGGGAACCAGGCTTAACCCATAAAGCTAATATAGAATCGGAATCGAAAGCGGCTATAGCTGGTGGAATTACGTCTTTTATAGAAATGCCAAATACCAATCCGCAAACCACAAGTGTAGAAAAGTTAGAAGAAAAATTTGCCATTGCAGCCAATTCATCTTATGCCAACTATTCATTTATGTTTGGTGGTACCAATGATAATTTAGATGAAATCTTAAAGGTTGACACTAAAACCGTAGCAGGATTAAAATTATTCTTAGGCTCTTCTACCGGAAACATGTTGGTCGATGACCCAAAGGTTATTGAAAAAATATTTTCGAGTACAGATATGGTCATTTCTGTACATTGTGAAGATGAAGCGACTATAAAAACAAATCTAGCCAAATATAAAGCCGAGTATGGAGATGACATTCCGATGGAGATGCATCCCATTATAAGAAGCGAAGCGGCTTGTTATTTATCCTCTTCAAAAGCGATTGAATTAGCAAAGAAAACAGGCGCTCGATTGCATGTGTTTCATTTATCAACAGGAAAGGAAACGAGTTTATTTTCAAATAAAATCCCATTAAAGGATAAAAAGATAACCGCTGAAGTTTGTGTGCATCATTTATGGTTTTCAGATGAAGATTATGCTAAAAAGGGAAGCCATATTAAATGGAATCCAGCTGTAAAAACGGGAAAAGACAGAGACCAACTATGGAAAGCGTTATTGGATGATAGAATAGATGTCATCGCCACAGATCATGCGCCACATACACTCGAGGAAAAAAACAATCCGTACACA encodes:
- a CDS encoding DUF4271 domain-containing protein, translated to MRNYVTHEWFTIFTMIGLFAIAVAKYLNTLRFNDFLNVIGNSKYLKIYSKDQKFIDQFDSFLFINLSLSLSIFAYFTYSTFVSPQIFELESFLKLLFAVSVIIIIKTLLERLIGSLFEMDSLIDHYLFQKTTFKNWSGFVFLIANLFLLYTHRFNWLYSDHYNEIIIIIAFSLVCIINLIGFLSTFKSYQKLINLNLFYFLLYLCALEIGPYVVLYKVITEYNA
- a CDS encoding polyprenol monophosphomannose synthase gives rise to the protein MSDAIVIIPTYNEIENIESIIRTVFSQTKVFHVLIVDDNSPDKTGETVKNLQQEFKNQLFLLERKEKSGLGSAYIAGFEWALEKEYQYVFEMDADFSHNPKDLIRLYNACAIDGADISVGSRYVKGITVVNWPMSRILLSYGASRYVRFITRMKVKDSTAGFVCYKRSVLEAIHLKKIEFVGYAFQIEMKFKAYRKGFRIVEIPVIFKDRTKGKSKMSGSIISEAIFGVISLRLKSLFSSK
- a CDS encoding dihydroorotase, encoding MKQNTLIKNARIVNEGKIVEGDILIEDQIIKKIDISISVKSADMTVIDVEGNYVFPGMIDDQVHFREPGLTHKANIESESKAAIAGGITSFIEMPNTNPQTTSVEKLEEKFAIAANSSYANYSFMFGGTNDNLDEILKVDTKTVAGLKLFLGSSTGNMLVDDPKVIEKIFSSTDMVISVHCEDEATIKTNLAKYKAEYGDDIPMEMHPIIRSEAACYLSSSKAIELAKKTGARLHVFHLSTGKETSLFSNKIPLKDKKITAEVCVHHLWFSDEDYAKKGSHIKWNPAVKTGKDRDQLWKALLDDRIDVIATDHAPHTLEEKNNPYTSAPSGGPLVQHALVTLMEAHHQGKISVEKIVEKACHNPAILFNVEKRGYIKEGYFADLVIIDPQSPWSVNKSNILYKCGWSPFEGNTFKSRITHTFVNGQLAYNNFKVLDVKAGQRLTFDR